DNA sequence from the Falco biarmicus isolate bFalBia1 chromosome 5, bFalBia1.pri, whole genome shotgun sequence genome:
TATTTTGCAGGCGGGAGGGGATGTTAGGGGTGTTCCCCAGTGGGATAATTTTACTCTTGGACTTTTTTGTCTAATTCTGTAGCGGTAGCATAAGACAAAACTCACTGCTAAACACAGCAGGTCATTAGCTGCGCGATTTTTCGTCTTTTCCTCTGAACTGCTAGATTTTGTTCATAGACTTGCTTGAAAATGAGAACTCACCATTGACATTACCACAAATATGggattaaaaagaacaaaataaccTACTGGTTCAGTAGGTGTGTGCTGAAAGGAAGCTCAGGCAAGTACTCTGTGGATCTGTACGTAAAACTTGGGAAATCAAAACTGGCTTAAGAGCCTGTCTTAGAAACCACTTAATTTGCTCCAGATTCAAAAACTGATAAAAAGGTCACACTGAATGGATGCAACGTCTAATACAAAAATCTAACCAAGAACCCCACAATGCACACGCTCAAGGAGTGACCTACAAAACccctgtgtttttcttgttgactttttcctctttgttttgtAGACCTGGAGGCTGGTTTGAACCGATAAGCAATTCACTCGTATTAACTAATGGCTGCCCATCTCATTATCCTTCCGGGCAGTCCGTGAACTGTGATGGCTTTTTCCATACTCATGCAGGAACCCCAGCAGGAACCTACTTTCCACCCTTTGTTCAGGCCTCTGCTACTTCCCCGTATGCTGTTCTTTTTCATCAGAGGATGACAGGCCCATAGGGCTAACACCCTCGGCCACACGGAGGGAATACCTGGCTAACACAAGAGCACAGGAGACAGGCAGATCTCACCTGTGCAGTGAAGAAAGCTGGAGTCAGGGATCCCGAAGGAAGCGCAGGGCTGTTGAGCGCGATGGAACCAATGTCGGTGCTGGAGAGAACCATAGGTGGGGCGGAGATTTCCAagcctttgggttttttagccTTTGGGGGAAGAGATGGAGATTTTGCCTTGGAGCCCGAGGAGAGGTTCAGAGGCTCAAGGGAATCTGAGTCGTAGCAACTGGACTCAAGGAAGAGGCTCCTGTGTTCTGCAGGGAGGGGCGAGGTGGGAGACAGGGACGGCGACCGGGAGGAAGATGATGATGGAGATGAAATGCTGGCACTGTTGGGTAGCATTAAGGAAGATATTTTAGCTGATACTGACGagctgagaaaagcagaggcagctgctgtttcGGAAGTGGAAGGCAACGACACCATGGGCCTCATAActtgtttgtctgttttgtttgtcACAAACCTTATAACAGTCCGAACTTCTTCAACTGGCGTGTTTCCCTCTGACTTCTCCtccagtttttctgttttgattggCTTGTAAGGGTCTGGCTGGTTCTGCAGAGAGTTGATAGTGAAAGAGGAGTACAGGCCAGAGTGGATATATTCATTACGGCTTGTGCTTTTCAGTGCTGACAAGCTGTGCTTGTGCTGATCCCTGCTCTCGGAAGGCATCTTACAGTCGCTGTCCTGCAGCAAAAGGCTCTCTCTGCTGATTTCCACAGCATGTGgatccatttttaaaatctcaggaAAGGAGACAAACTTGTACACAAATTTTTGTCCGATCACTTTCTTGATGATGTTCTGCAAATACAAAAGCAGATGCTAGAGAGATCAGCATTTTAGAGGCACTGCCTACAGCAAACATAAGGGGGTTCACGAGGGTTCTCAAGCTGAGCAGGCCATTTCAGTGGGGCTTCTAACGCTGCTCATCCTTGTCTCACTCCCATACCTCTGCTCAGCCAAGGAGACCACTCCCTGCCTCTCATGGTGCCTAACAAAAATCACCATTACTAGATGATAAAGACCTACCGGTGGgctgttttcctcctccttcctctgagGTAGctcaggaatattttctttccactaAGAACAAGCCTCCACCTTGCAGAGTCAAGCCACGCCACCATTTGCATTTCACAACGAAGGCAAACTCCTTCATTTCTGCTtcccaaaaccaacacaactaTCCCAAGTATGAAATACTCTTAGAATGTCCACAAGGGACAAAACCACCTCAGCCTCCCTGCTCCAGTCATTTACCTTCTCTTCCTGACTGTGTGCAGAAGGACTGACCTAGGCTGACGGTGAATGTCCTTTCAACAATCATGAACTACAACTGTGACAAATTTAACCGTCTGCACGGTTTGGAAAAGTAGTGTCCTGCTGTATCCCCATGCTATCTCCAGGTTTGCATTAGGCTCAGGATGCTCACCGGGGCAGGCAGAAATTTTCCATCCATCTAAACCACTGAACTGAAAATgactattgaaaaaaaaaaatcccaaacctcTCAAAGATTTGCAgtactatttatttttgtcatcatATTCGCCACACTGAAAGTGTCCCCTTTATAGAACGAACCGATTCCCTTTGAAATCTTTCGTGAGGGTCCTGTTTCCAGCGCTAACCCTTCCTGCAGACCCAGGTAAGCTGCCTGCTCTAATACAATGCGCAGTATCCCCAAGGATGCCATGTAAGCGCCTCTGCAGAGGCACTTTATGGTACCAGGTACTGGCCTGGCCTGGGCTAGGAAAAGGACTGGAATATTTACCACCCTAAGGAACACGCTGTGGAAGATAAGAAGCAGTATTTCCTGAGCTTTCCAGTGATTTCTCTCTCCTTGAAGCTCCTGGTGGACAGTTTGTCTGTAAGTCACCTCTGAAAAACCCTTTCCAAGAAGCTTCCCTTCAGTGCAGCACATCTGCTGCACCTCCAGCTGATATTCTGCAAACAGACATTTGCTTTGCTGTACAGATGGAGatgtaaatatttacaattttcctaaaaatctagtttgtttttcattctgccACAGATTCTGAGACCGGTAGAGGAAACATTTGttaaaatgactgaaaagggtgggggtgggggggaaggcaagaaaaaggaaCGCAAACATCATCCCTATTTATATATGGACAGTACTTAGTGCTAGGTGCTTGCAGTGCCCACACTACGTCATTTTTGTCACAAAAGCAAGATtcattttggggaaagaaaaaaaaaaagtctgtactTGGGTATCAGAAcctcttctgtctttcagctGAACTCCTGCATTCTGTAATTCATCTATCTGAGTATCCTGGCATTTCATTCAGGTACCCTCTTGAATACAAAATTAATCCTTCAAAAAGCCCTGGGATGTAGCTTTGCTTCACAGGTCAGGAGCTGCGGCACAAACGGAGAAAGTTGTTTCCCAAGCTGATAACAGGGATCTGCAGCAAGGAAAATTAACTTCAGGAAGCTCAGGCTAAA
Encoded proteins:
- the ELK3 gene encoding ETS domain-containing protein Elk-3 isoform X1; protein product: MESAITLWQFLLQLLLDQKHEHLICWTSNDGEFKLLKAEEVAKLWGLRKNKTNMNYDKLSRALRYYYDKNIIKKVIGQKFVYKFVSFPEILKMDPHAVEISRESLLLQDSDCKMPSESRDQHKHSLSALKSTSRNEYIHSGLYSSFTINSLQNQPDPYKPIKTEKLEEKSEGNTPVEEVRTVIRFVTNKTDKQVMRPMVSLPSTSETAAASAFLSSSVSAKISSLMLPNSASISSPSSSSSRSPSLSPTSPLPAEHRSLFLESSCYDSDSLEPLNLSSGSKAKSPSLPPKAKKPKGLEISAPPMVLSSTDIGSIALNSPALPSGSLTPAFFTAQTPNGLLLTPSPLLSSIHFWSSLSPVAPLSPARLQGPNTLFQFPTLLNGHIPVPLPSLDGASSPVLLSPNAQKS
- the ELK3 gene encoding ETS domain-containing protein Elk-3 isoform X2, producing MDPHAVEISRESLLLQDSDCKMPSESRDQHKHSLSALKSTSRNEYIHSGLYSSFTINSLQNQPDPYKPIKTEKLEEKSEGNTPVEEVRTVIRFVTNKTDKQVMRPMVSLPSTSETAAASAFLSSSVSAKISSLMLPNSASISSPSSSSSRSPSLSPTSPLPAEHRSLFLESSCYDSDSLEPLNLSSGSKAKSPSLPPKAKKPKGLEISAPPMVLSSTDIGSIALNSPALPSGSLTPAFFTAQTPNGLLLTPSPLLSSIHFWSSLSPVAPLSPARLQGPNTLFQFPTLLNGHIPVPLPSLDGASSPVLLSPNAQKS